Proteins from one Bradyrhizobium amphicarpaeae genomic window:
- a CDS encoding putative bifunctional diguanylate cyclase/phosphodiesterase, with the protein MTDPASNEPAAPRLRPVVRAMIWATVPVLLLVQLLASTGIEASSFWSQISQLDAHMARVAESRAELIAEPLWKMRYDQVTGVLNEIMNDETIAGATVYDDTGAAIARVVARSEDHSIAEISRPVHYSNGNIAVQAGRIVIAYSHAGLYADAGSRMVRLLVVGLLATFATLIAMRISANVFIGRPLAAMMSAIQRSKQDGRAYPADVTSSNEFGQLARAFNAMQHTTSGALDRLGHMAGHDPLTGLPNRRSLTERLAVASRDGGRPDALVAFCFIDLDDFKGINDTFGHEAGDQFLVHIAERLRGAVEAEDWVARLGGDEFVVIRPEVDHEKAAHAFAQQVLDAISEPIRLHDKQVVPRASIGLAVRRADDPELSHLPTLADIALYHAKSKAPGTVAVLDEALQRDYRRRRELELAIPTGFAEGQFEVWYQSQVDLESHDVVGLEALIRWRHPEHGVIGPGEFLPLIERSGNNARLTRYVLTDACWALQRLAAAARPQIRIAINLPPSELADHSLAAELRATCARFDVAASSLELEITEGSLINNIASATETLHRLRRLGATIALDDFGTGYSSLAHLRRFPLDKVKIDKAFISEIPNSAEDKAIVGVIASLAGTLGLTLVAEGIERPEQAAAMREMGVRFGQGYLYQRPQPLDAVLEWLEKRPMAESRIVADSPSIAPEFAG; encoded by the coding sequence ATGACCGACCCTGCAAGCAACGAGCCGGCCGCGCCGCGCTTGCGCCCGGTCGTTCGCGCCATGATCTGGGCGACGGTACCCGTGCTGCTGCTGGTGCAATTGCTCGCCTCAACCGGCATCGAGGCTTCGAGCTTCTGGTCCCAGATCAGTCAGCTCGACGCCCACATGGCCCGCGTCGCCGAGAGCCGGGCCGAGCTGATCGCCGAGCCGCTCTGGAAGATGCGCTACGACCAGGTGACGGGCGTGCTCAACGAGATCATGAACGACGAGACCATCGCGGGAGCGACCGTCTATGACGATACGGGCGCAGCGATCGCCCGCGTGGTGGCGCGCTCCGAAGACCATTCGATCGCAGAAATCTCGCGCCCGGTCCATTACAGCAACGGCAACATAGCGGTTCAGGCCGGCCGTATCGTGATCGCCTATTCCCATGCGGGGCTCTACGCGGACGCGGGCAGCCGGATGGTGCGCCTGCTGGTCGTCGGCCTGCTCGCGACGTTCGCGACCCTGATCGCGATGCGGATCTCTGCCAACGTCTTCATCGGCAGGCCGCTGGCGGCCATGATGTCGGCGATCCAGCGCAGCAAGCAGGACGGCCGGGCCTATCCGGCGGACGTCACATCCTCCAACGAGTTCGGCCAGCTCGCGCGCGCCTTCAACGCCATGCAGCACACGACGTCGGGCGCGCTCGACCGGCTCGGGCACATGGCCGGTCACGATCCGCTCACGGGACTGCCCAACCGGCGCTCCCTGACCGAGCGGCTGGCCGTGGCGAGCCGCGATGGAGGCAGGCCGGACGCGTTGGTCGCGTTCTGCTTCATCGATCTCGACGACTTCAAGGGCATCAACGATACCTTCGGCCACGAGGCCGGCGACCAGTTCCTGGTCCATATCGCCGAGCGCCTTCGCGGCGCGGTCGAAGCGGAGGACTGGGTGGCCCGGCTCGGCGGCGACGAATTCGTCGTCATCCGTCCCGAGGTCGATCACGAAAAGGCGGCGCACGCATTCGCCCAGCAGGTGCTGGACGCCATTTCCGAACCGATCCGGCTCCACGACAAGCAGGTCGTGCCGCGCGCCAGCATCGGCCTTGCCGTTCGCCGCGCCGACGATCCGGAGCTGTCGCATCTGCCGACGCTAGCCGACATCGCGCTCTATCACGCCAAGAGCAAGGCGCCCGGCACGGTCGCCGTGCTCGACGAAGCGCTCCAGCGCGACTACCGCCGCCGCAGGGAGCTCGAGCTCGCCATTCCCACCGGCTTTGCCGAGGGACAGTTCGAGGTCTGGTACCAGAGCCAGGTCGACCTCGAAAGCCACGACGTCGTCGGCCTGGAGGCGCTGATCCGCTGGCGCCATCCCGAACATGGCGTGATCGGTCCCGGCGAATTCCTGCCGCTGATCGAACGCAGCGGCAACAATGCGCGGCTGACCCGCTACGTGCTTACCGATGCCTGCTGGGCCTTGCAACGCCTGGCCGCCGCCGCCAGGCCGCAGATCCGGATCGCGATCAATCTGCCGCCATCCGAGCTTGCCGACCACTCGCTCGCCGCCGAGCTGCGCGCGACCTGCGCGCGCTTCGACGTTGCGGCCAGTTCGCTCGAGCTCGAGATCACCGAGGGATCGCTGATCAACAACATTGCCAGCGCCACCGAGACGCTGCATCGCCTGCGCCGCCTGGGTGCCACCATCGCGCTCGACGATTTCGGCACCGGCTACAGCTCGCTTGCTCATCTCAGGCGCTTCCCGCTCGACAAGGTCAAGATCGACAAGGCCTTCATCAGCGAGATTCCCAATAGCGCCGAAGACAAGGCGATCGTCGGCGTGATCGCATCGCTCGCCGGCACGCTGGGGCTCACTCTGGTCGCCGAAGGCATCGAGCGGCCGGAGCAGGCGGCGGCCATGCGCGAGATGGGCGTGAGGTTCGGGCAGGGCTATCTCTACCAGCGGCCGCAGCCGCTCGACGCCGTGCTGGAATGGCTCGAGAAGCGGCCGATGGCCGAGAGCCGCATCGTCGCCGACAGCCCCTCGATCGCGCCCGAATTCGCCGGCTGA
- a CDS encoding sulfite exporter TauE/SafE family protein yields MAFLFVLIVGLVAGTISGIVGTGSSIMLMPVLVYAYGPKEAVPIMAVASVMANFSRILAWWREVDWRACAAYSVTGIPAAVLGARTLLALPSHAVDLAIGIFLIAMVPVRHWLARHDLKANLWHLAIGGAVIGYLTGIVVSTGPLSVPLFLFYGLSRGAFLATEAASSLGLYFAKSVTFERFGALTGDVFMKGLIAGSSLMSGAFIAKRFVLHLKPDMFRLVMDAIMIAAGLSMLWNATQP; encoded by the coding sequence TTGGCCTTTCTCTTCGTCCTCATTGTCGGCCTCGTCGCCGGCACCATCTCGGGCATCGTCGGCACCGGCTCGTCGATCATGCTGATGCCGGTGCTGGTCTATGCCTATGGACCGAAGGAGGCCGTGCCGATCATGGCGGTCGCGTCCGTGATGGCGAATTTTTCGCGGATTCTGGCCTGGTGGCGCGAGGTCGACTGGCGGGCCTGCGCGGCCTATTCGGTCACGGGCATTCCGGCCGCCGTGCTCGGCGCAAGGACGCTGCTGGCGCTGCCCTCGCATGCCGTCGATCTCGCCATCGGCATCTTCCTGATCGCGATGGTGCCGGTGCGACATTGGCTGGCGCGGCACGACCTCAAGGCCAATCTCTGGCATCTGGCGATCGGCGGCGCCGTGATCGGCTATCTCACCGGCATCGTGGTCTCGACCGGCCCGCTCAGCGTGCCGCTATTCCTGTTCTATGGCCTGTCCAGAGGCGCTTTCCTTGCGACCGAGGCCGCGAGCTCGCTCGGCCTCTACTTCGCGAAATCGGTGACCTTCGAGCGCTTCGGCGCGCTGACCGGCGATGTCTTCATGAAGGGCCTGATCGCGGGCTCCTCGCTGATGTCGGGCGCCTTCATCGCAAAACGCTTCGTGCTGCACCTGAAGCCGGACATGTTCCGCCTGGTGATGGATGCCATCATGATCGCAGCCGGGCTCTCGATGCTCTGGAACGCGACGCAGCCGTAA
- a CDS encoding ribokinase yields the protein MILVFGSLNIDLVAKVPIIPGSGRTVLAPSYQTHFGGKGANQAVAAARIAGPRQVQMAGRVGRDAFGDGAIANLRSNDVDTALVVRADEPTGCAFITVDEAGENAITVASGANMTANAGDLPAVLFGADTVLVLQMEVPFAQALAAARRTRSASGTVIWNLAPVPEKMTREMVTELLAATDYLIVNEHEALDGAAAIGVNASDYETAAAELAKTGNLTCIVTAGAQGALAVTSDGTRLRAPAPRVTPVDTTGAGDTFAGAFAAMIHERVPLQTALKVGCEAAARKCLTPGAQAGMPMRAQIPSLA from the coding sequence ATGATCCTGGTGTTCGGATCGCTCAACATCGATCTCGTCGCAAAGGTCCCGATCATTCCCGGCTCCGGCCGGACGGTGCTCGCGCCGTCCTACCAGACGCATTTCGGCGGCAAGGGCGCCAACCAGGCTGTTGCCGCAGCGCGGATCGCAGGACCGAGACAAGTCCAAATGGCAGGCCGCGTCGGCCGCGACGCATTTGGCGACGGCGCGATCGCGAACCTCCGGTCGAACGACGTCGACACCGCACTCGTCGTCCGCGCGGACGAACCGACCGGCTGCGCCTTCATCACCGTCGATGAAGCCGGGGAGAACGCGATCACAGTGGCCAGCGGCGCCAACATGACGGCGAATGCGGGCGACCTGCCCGCTGTGCTTTTCGGCGCCGACACCGTGCTGGTGCTTCAGATGGAAGTGCCCTTTGCGCAGGCGCTGGCAGCCGCACGCCGGACCCGTTCCGCCTCCGGCACCGTCATCTGGAATCTCGCGCCGGTTCCGGAGAAGATGACGCGGGAGATGGTGACGGAGCTTCTCGCCGCCACCGACTATCTCATCGTCAACGAGCACGAGGCGCTCGACGGCGCTGCCGCCATCGGCGTCAACGCGTCCGACTACGAAACCGCAGCCGCCGAACTCGCCAAGACCGGCAACCTCACCTGCATCGTCACCGCCGGTGCGCAAGGCGCGCTGGCGGTGACGTCCGACGGGACCCGCCTACGCGCCCCCGCCCCGCGCGTCACGCCGGTGGACACGACCGGGGCCGGCGACACCTTCGCCGGCGCGTTTGCGGCGATGATCCACGAGAGGGTTCCGCTGCAAACCGCCCTCAAGGTCGGATGCGAAGCTGCGGCCCGGAAGTGCCTCACACCGGGTGCGCAGGCCGGCATGCCGATGCGGGCACAGATTCCATCTCTCGCTTAG
- the rpiB gene encoding ribose 5-phosphate isomerase B: protein MRLVIGSDHAGWPLKQTVIDHIRKLGHDVVDVGSYDDKPVDFPDIARAVAQKVTSGEATRGIMVCGTGVGASIAANKMKGIRAAVCHDIHSAHQSVEHDDVNVMCIGAQIVGAWLAVDLVSSYLSAEFSTDEDFRRRVEKLRVMDEQG from the coding sequence ATGCGTCTCGTCATCGGATCCGACCACGCCGGCTGGCCGCTCAAGCAGACCGTCATCGATCACATCCGCAAGCTCGGCCACGACGTCGTCGATGTCGGCTCGTATGACGACAAGCCGGTGGATTTCCCCGACATCGCGCGGGCCGTGGCGCAGAAGGTGACGTCGGGCGAAGCCACGCGGGGCATCATGGTCTGCGGCACCGGCGTCGGCGCATCGATCGCAGCCAACAAGATGAAGGGCATCCGCGCCGCGGTCTGCCACGACATTCATTCCGCACATCAGAGCGTCGAGCACGACGACGTCAACGTCATGTGCATCGGTGCGCAGATCGTCGGCGCCTGGCTCGCCGTGGATCTCGTCTCGTCCTACCTCTCCGCGGAATTCTCGACCGACGAGGATTTCCGCCGTCGGGTCGAGAAACTGCGCGTCATGGACGAGCAAGGCTGA
- a CDS encoding transporter substrate-binding domain-containing protein — protein sequence MINRTLLGTAAALVGFVMMAATPASADLLDDIMQAKKIRISTDVAIPPSGMMDSSMKPTGSDVEVAQLLAKDWGLELELIQTTGATRIPNVLTGKADIIISTLSVTPDRAKVIDFTKRYATLQSDVGCLKSSTVKDWPDLKDKSIGVSRGTTQDTTLSNMKDKDLKIARYDDDATMVTAAVSGQVDCVASSATIINQIGVKNPSRVFESRIPLATFDLAIGLKKGEPRLMDKLNGWINDNVKNGKLNAIYKKFHGVELPPDMRS from the coding sequence ATGATCAACAGAACACTGCTGGGCACTGCCGCCGCGCTTGTCGGCTTCGTCATGATGGCCGCGACGCCGGCATCGGCCGATTTGCTCGACGACATCATGCAGGCCAAGAAGATCCGGATTTCGACCGACGTCGCCATCCCGCCTTCAGGCATGATGGATTCCAGCATGAAGCCGACCGGCTCCGACGTTGAAGTCGCGCAGCTGCTCGCCAAGGATTGGGGGCTCGAGCTCGAATTGATCCAGACCACCGGCGCGACCCGCATCCCGAACGTCCTGACCGGCAAGGCCGACATCATCATCTCGACCCTGTCGGTGACGCCCGATCGCGCCAAGGTGATCGATTTCACCAAGCGTTACGCCACGCTGCAGTCGGACGTCGGTTGCCTGAAATCGTCGACCGTCAAGGACTGGCCGGACCTGAAGGACAAGTCGATCGGCGTCTCGCGCGGCACCACGCAGGACACGACCTTGTCCAACATGAAGGACAAGGACCTCAAGATCGCGCGCTACGACGACGACGCCACCATGGTGACGGCGGCCGTCTCCGGCCAGGTGGATTGCGTCGCCTCCTCCGCGACGATCATCAACCAGATCGGCGTGAAGAACCCCTCGCGCGTGTTCGAGTCCAGAATTCCGCTCGCAACCTTCGACCTCGCCATCGGCCTGAAGAAGGGCGAGCCGCGCCTGATGGACAAGCTCAACGGCTGGATCAACGACAACGTCAAGAACGGCAAGCTCAACGCGATCTACAAGAAATTCCACGGGGTCGAGCTGCCGCCCGACATGCGCAGCTGA
- a CDS encoding amino acid ABC transporter ATP-binding protein produces the protein MQQNAPSPEPVVSLRDVQKSFGPLRVLDGVSFAVERGEVLALIGRSGSGKSTALRCIDRFEKVDGGEIVVCGHRVDRPDVDLRALRQDVGIVFQSYNLFPHLTIEQNITLAPRAVKGLASSQAKDLARKVLAQVGLEEKVHAYPEQLSGGQQQRAAIARSLAMQPKVMLFDEVTSALDPELTAEVLKVIEQLAADGMTMVMVTHEMGFAKGIADRIVFMHRGKVHETGPASILMSPTTPELTQFVGTGNLKS, from the coding sequence ATGCAACAAAACGCCCCCTCCCCGGAACCGGTCGTGTCGCTTCGCGACGTGCAAAAGAGCTTTGGCCCGCTCCGGGTCCTCGACGGCGTCAGCTTCGCGGTCGAGCGCGGCGAGGTGCTGGCACTGATCGGCCGTTCAGGCTCCGGCAAGAGCACGGCGCTGCGCTGCATCGACCGTTTCGAGAAGGTCGACGGCGGCGAGATCGTCGTGTGCGGGCATCGGGTCGACCGTCCCGACGTCGACCTGCGCGCGCTGCGCCAGGACGTCGGCATCGTGTTCCAGAGCTATAATCTGTTTCCACACCTGACGATCGAACAGAACATCACGCTGGCGCCTCGCGCCGTGAAGGGCCTTGCAAGTTCGCAGGCAAAGGACCTCGCGCGAAAAGTTCTGGCGCAAGTCGGGCTCGAAGAGAAGGTCCACGCCTATCCCGAACAATTGTCGGGCGGCCAGCAGCAGCGCGCCGCAATCGCCCGCTCGCTCGCCATGCAGCCGAAGGTCATGCTGTTCGACGAAGTCACCTCGGCGCTCGACCCCGAACTGACCGCCGAAGTGCTGAAGGTGATCGAGCAACTGGCGGCGGACGGCATGACCATGGTGATGGTCACACACGAGATGGGCTTTGCGAAAGGCATCGCCGACCGGATCGTCTTCATGCATCGCGGCAAGGTCCACGAAACCGGACCCGCCTCGATCCTGATGTCGCCGACCACGCCCGAACTCACGCAATTCGTGGGCACGGGAAACCTAAAATCATAA
- a CDS encoding amino acid ABC transporter permease, protein MSGHLNVNHLIFLGQGALWTIGLSVIALIGGGIVGFVIALARISPLKSVRFASAVYVQLVQGTPLLVILFLGYFGLAAIGLKVSPLVAAGASLTLYVAAYLGEIWRGCIQSVPKPQWEAAEGLALSRTQRMTKVILPQAVRIATPPTVGFMVQIVKNTSLASVVGFVELMRSGQIVNNSLFEPFAIYAIIAVTYFAMCYPLSLFSQRLERRMGRGRSNLAPA, encoded by the coding sequence ATGTCCGGACATCTCAACGTCAATCATCTGATATTCCTCGGCCAGGGCGCGCTGTGGACCATCGGCTTGTCGGTGATCGCGCTGATCGGCGGCGGCATCGTCGGTTTCGTGATCGCGCTCGCACGGATCTCGCCGTTGAAATCGGTGCGGTTCGCCAGCGCCGTCTACGTCCAGCTCGTCCAGGGCACGCCCCTGCTCGTGATCCTGTTCCTCGGTTATTTCGGCCTCGCCGCGATCGGCCTCAAGGTCTCGCCGCTCGTGGCCGCCGGCGCCTCGCTGACGCTCTATGTCGCCGCCTATCTCGGCGAGATCTGGCGCGGCTGCATCCAGTCCGTACCGAAACCACAATGGGAGGCCGCCGAAGGGCTGGCGCTGAGCCGGACCCAGCGCATGACCAAGGTCATCCTGCCGCAGGCCGTTCGCATCGCGACGCCGCCCACCGTCGGCTTCATGGTGCAGATCGTCAAGAACACCTCGCTCGCCTCCGTCGTCGGCTTCGTCGAATTGATGCGCTCCGGCCAGATCGTCAACAATTCGCTGTTCGAACCGTTTGCAATCTACGCCATCATCGCCGTCACCTATTTCGCCATGTGCTATCCGCTGTCGCTGTTCAGCCAGAGGCTGGAACGGCGGATGGGACGTGGCAGATCCAACCTTGCACCGGCCTGA
- a CDS encoding amino acid ABC transporter permease yields MSLQLDFPAVLERWPSFLAGAALTLELAFFATVLGALIGTLAAVGRGSRSALIAGACKVYVEAIRNTPLLVQIFLVYFGLASLGLKLSAFTVAVAALTINVGAYTAEIMRAGFEAIPRGQIEAAEGLALSRLQIYWHIILLPAIEKVYPALTSQFVLLMLASSVCSQISAEELTAVANYIQSDTYRAFETYIIVAVLYVILSLVMRAGFWGLGLVLFPRRRRLGTPL; encoded by the coding sequence ATGAGCCTTCAACTCGACTTTCCCGCAGTGCTGGAGCGTTGGCCTAGCTTTTTGGCCGGCGCGGCGCTGACGCTCGAGTTGGCGTTTTTCGCGACCGTGCTTGGCGCCCTGATCGGCACACTCGCAGCCGTCGGTCGCGGCTCACGGAGCGCGCTGATCGCAGGCGCTTGCAAAGTCTATGTCGAGGCGATCCGCAATACACCGCTGCTGGTGCAGATCTTCCTGGTCTATTTCGGCCTTGCCAGCCTCGGCCTGAAACTCTCCGCCTTCACCGTGGCCGTGGCCGCGCTGACGATCAATGTCGGCGCCTACACCGCCGAGATCATGCGCGCCGGCTTCGAGGCGATCCCGCGCGGACAGATCGAGGCGGCCGAGGGCCTGGCGCTCTCGCGCCTGCAGATCTACTGGCACATCATCCTGCTGCCGGCGATCGAGAAGGTCTATCCGGCGCTGACCAGCCAGTTCGTGCTGCTGATGCTGGCCTCTTCCGTCTGCTCGCAGATCTCGGCCGAGGAACTCACCGCCGTCGCAAACTACATCCAGTCGGACACCTATCGCGCCTTCGAGACCTACATCATCGTCGCCGTGCTCTACGTCATCCTGTCGCTGGTGATGCGCGCGGGCTTCTGGGGCCTTGGCCTCGTGCTGTTTCCGCGCCGTCGCCGGCTCGGCACGCCGTTGTGA
- a CDS encoding NAD(P)-dependent oxidoreductase — protein MGRNDKGNVGFIGIGTMGREMVRNLLKAGHAVRVFDLNEAALADSASDGAARARSPAEAAQGADIVITMLPDTPHVEATIYGEHGLLKSPPSGKLIVDMSTISPVAVRRIHADLHKIGVGFLDAPVSGGPVGAKNAALSIMAGGDEGDFAKAEPFFRAMGTTITHVGAAGAGQTVKLCNQLICGINIQAICEALALGRASGLDLNLLRRVLLGGSAASWMLDKLGPAMIAGDVSAGFRIDLQLKDLRLVQEHAQALSVPLPGTALVTSQYVDARAHGEGSNGNQALFRVYDRMTNQTTG, from the coding sequence ATGGGACGGAACGACAAGGGCAATGTCGGCTTCATCGGCATCGGCACGATGGGCCGGGAGATGGTGCGCAACTTGCTGAAGGCCGGCCACGCAGTTCGCGTGTTCGATCTCAACGAGGCCGCACTGGCCGACAGCGCCAGCGACGGCGCGGCTCGCGCCAGGAGCCCGGCCGAGGCCGCGCAAGGCGCCGACATCGTCATCACCATGCTGCCCGACACGCCCCATGTCGAGGCAACCATTTACGGCGAGCACGGCCTGCTGAAGTCGCCGCCTTCAGGCAAGCTCATTGTCGACATGAGCACGATCTCTCCGGTCGCCGTCCGCCGCATTCATGCCGATTTGCATAAGATCGGCGTCGGCTTTCTCGACGCGCCGGTTTCGGGGGGACCCGTGGGCGCCAAGAACGCCGCGCTCTCGATCATGGCCGGCGGCGATGAAGGCGACTTTGCCAAGGCCGAGCCGTTCTTTCGTGCCATGGGCACCACCATCACGCATGTCGGCGCGGCCGGCGCCGGCCAGACCGTCAAGCTCTGCAACCAGCTGATCTGCGGAATCAACATCCAGGCGATCTGCGAAGCGCTGGCGCTTGGCCGCGCTTCGGGCCTTGACCTCAACCTGCTGCGCCGGGTGCTGCTCGGTGGCTCCGCCGCCTCCTGGATGCTCGACAAGCTCGGCCCCGCCATGATCGCGGGCGACGTCTCCGCCGGCTTCCGGATCGATCTCCAGCTCAAGGACCTTCGTCTGGTCCAGGAGCATGCGCAGGCGCTTAGCGTGCCGCTCCCCGGCACTGCGCTCGTCACCAGCCAGTATGTCGATGCGCGCGCGCATGGCGAAGGAAGCAACGGCAACCAGGCCCTGTTCCGCGTCTATGACCGCATGACCAACCAGACCACCGGCTGA
- a CDS encoding FadR/GntR family transcriptional regulator codes for MELKRTAEGEKGFEKVFAFLRERLLAGSLKPGDRLISERELATLLGVSRPIVREALRALTVLGIVEIRDRIGTVVTRPDVSVLNDFFTFALAQQADMLDDVMQARVAIECQAIRLACERANIADFERLQRALARIGETIDEADAGGMADFDFHRAIVVASHSETLTVLHGSLAGLLTHSHRSRRELVQAFPSMKTYLIDDHRRIFEAVIARDPERADATLRKHFAIGDEYRRRAIVGDIDKTSASG; via the coding sequence ATGGAGCTCAAGCGGACCGCCGAAGGCGAAAAGGGGTTCGAGAAGGTATTTGCCTTCCTGCGCGAACGCCTGCTCGCGGGCTCGCTCAAGCCCGGCGACCGCCTGATTTCGGAGCGCGAGCTGGCAACTCTTCTCGGTGTCAGCCGGCCGATCGTGCGCGAGGCGCTGCGTGCCCTGACCGTGCTCGGCATCGTCGAGATCCGCGATCGCATCGGCACCGTGGTGACCCGGCCGGACGTGTCGGTGCTGAACGACTTCTTCACCTTCGCGCTCGCCCAGCAGGCGGACATGCTCGACGACGTCATGCAGGCGCGCGTCGCGATCGAATGCCAGGCGATCCGCCTCGCCTGCGAGCGCGCCAACATTGCCGATTTCGAGCGCCTGCAGCGCGCCCTGGCGAGGATCGGGGAGACGATCGACGAAGCCGATGCCGGCGGCATGGCCGACTTCGACTTCCACCGCGCCATCGTCGTCGCCTCGCATTCGGAAACGCTGACGGTGCTGCATGGTTCGCTGGCCGGCCTGCTCACGCATTCGCACCGCAGCCGCCGTGAGCTGGTGCAGGCCTTTCCGTCGATGAAGACCTATCTGATCGACGACCACCGCCGCATCTTCGAGGCCGTGATTGCACGCGACCCGGAGCGCGCGGACGCGACGCTGCGCAAGCACTTTGCCATCGGCGACGAGTACCGGCGGCGCGCCATCGTCGGCGACATCGACAAGACGAGTGCCTCGGGATGA